The following proteins are co-located in the Telopea speciosissima isolate NSW1024214 ecotype Mountain lineage chromosome 9, Tspe_v1, whole genome shotgun sequence genome:
- the LOC122639417 gene encoding tubulin beta chain-like encodes MREILHIQGGQCGNQIGAKFWEVICDEHGIDHTGKYNGDSDLQLERINVYYNEASGGRYVPRAVLMDLEPGTMDSLRSGPIGQVFRPDNFVFGQSGAGNNWAKGHYTEGAELIDSVLDVVRKEAENCDCLQGFQVCHSLGGGTGSGMGTLLISKIREEYPDRMMLTFSVFPSPKVSDTVVEPYNATLSVHQLVENADECMVLDNEALYDICFRTLKLANPSFGDLNHLISATMSGVTCCLRFPGQLNSDLRKLAVNLIPFPRLHFFMVGFAPLTSRGSQQYRALTVPELTQQMWDSKNMMCAADPRHGRYLTASAMFRGKMSTKEVDEQMINVQNKNSSYFVEWIPNNVKSSVCDIPPRGLKMASTFIGNSTSIQEMFRRVSEQFTAMFRRKAFLHWYTGEGMDEMEFTEAESNMNDLVAEYQQYQDATADDEEYEEEEEEEVAG; translated from the exons ATGCGTGAGATCCTTCACATCCAGGGCGGTCAATGTGGGAATCAGATCGGGGCCAAGTTCTGGGAAGTGATCTGTGACGAACACGGCATAGATCACACTGGAAAGTACAATGGCGACTCTGATCTTCAGCTTGAACGGATCAATGTCTATTACAATGAGGCGAGTGGGGGAAGGTACGTTCCACGGGCGGTTTTGATGGATTTGGAGCCCGGGACCATGGATTCGCTTCGTTCGGGACCCATTGGTCAGGTCTTCCGGCCCGATAACTTTGTGTTCGGTCAATCTGGTGCTGGAAACAACTGGGCTAAAGGGCATTACACGGAAGGAGCAGAGTTGATTGATTCGGTTCTTGATGTTGTCAGAAAGGAGGCTGAGAACTGCGATTGTTTGCAAG GATTCCAAGTATGCCACTCCTTGGGTGGAGGCACTGGGTCTGGCATGGGAACACTACTTATATCCAAGATCAGGGAAGAGTATCCAGATCGTATGATGTTGACGTTTTCCGTCTTCCCTTCTCCCAAGGTCTCAGATACTGTTGTAGAGCCATACAATGCTACCCTTTCTGTACACCAGCTTGTTGAAAATGCCGATGAATGTATGGTCCTAGACAATGAAGCTCTGTATGACATATGCTTCCGCACTCTCAAGCTTGCCAATCCCTCCT TTGGCGATCTCAATCACCTCATCTCTGCCACCATGAGTGGTGTTACATGCTGCCTCCGTTTCCCTGGACAGCTGAACTCTGACCTCCGGAAACTTGCAGTGAACTTGATACCCTTCCCTCGTCTCCACTTCTTCATggttgggtttgcacccttaaCATCTAGAGGCTCACAGCAATACCGGGCCCTTACTGTACCTGAGTTGACCCAACAGATGTGGGACTCCAAGAACATGATGTGTGCCGCTGACCCACGGCATGGTCGGTACCTTACAGCATCAGCCATGTTCCGTGGTAAGATGAGCACCAAAGAGGTTGATGAACAAATGATCAATGTGCAGAACAAGAACTCTTCCTACTTCGTCGAGTGGATACCCAACAATGTCAAGTCTAGTGTCTGTGACATCCCACCAAGGGGTTTAAAGATGGCATCGACGTTTATTGGAAACTCAACCTCAATCCAGGAGATGTTCCGGAGAGTCAGTGAGCAGTTCACAGCCATGTTCAGGAGGAAGGCTTTCTTGCACTGGTACACTGGCGAGGGCATGGACGAGATGGAGTTCACTGAGGCTGAGAGTAACATGAATGATCTGGTGGCCGAGTACCAGCAGTATCAGGATGCAACAGCAGATGATGAAGAGtatgaggaagaggaagaagaggaggttgCTGGCTGA